GGCTGGCCCATTTCGGCGCTCGTGGTCGCTCGGGGAGGTCCCCTGGGTACTGGAGCAGAAagctttcatcttcttttctctcctgcttttgtTGGAAAATGAAGATTCGAAGTTTTCTCTCACTTCAGACACCACTGCCGGATTTACCGCTGCAACGGCCGCAGCCTCGCGGCGGGGAGCGTGGCAGCGTCCCGTGATTCACCGCCGTCCTCTGCCCGGGGAGGATGCTGCCGGCATGGCCGCGCTGGGCCCCTCGTCGCCGCCCGCGCCGTCCCCGGGCCAGGCCCGGGAGTTTTCCGGGGCGCAGAAGGGACCGCTTTGGTAGCGTGGCACGGTGCTCGCGTCACAGGGGCCACAGCACCCGCTCCCGGGGCAAAGGGGGCCCGTGAAGGACCAGCGCTGAGGCTCGGAGCCGTGCCCACCCGCCTGGGCCGAGAAGGGAGCAGCGCCCGGCTGCcaagcggggaggaggaggaggaggaggaagattcCGGGTTCTGCAGAAACCGAGCGCTGTGTGTGGAAGGGGAGCTCGGCCCTTGCGAAGCTGCAGCTCGGGCGCTTCCTGGAGCCGTGGCCtccagctgccaggagcagcggCGGGAGCTGGACGTGCCCGCGGTGCCTCGCcaccccccaggccgagcggagCGGGACCGGGGGGCTGCGTGGCCCCGGAGCCGCGGCTGCGTGGACCAGGAGCCCGTCTCTCTCGGCTCCCGCCGCGGGAGGAAGGAAAGGCGCTGGAGCAGCCGGCGGAGCCCGGACGCTGGCCTGACCCTGGCCTTGGCGCTGGCGGCAGCGGGGGACTGGTGAGGGCTGGGGGGGTCTCGGCGTGGGGCAGAGCCTGGCCCCCTTCGCGCCCCGCTCTGGTAACGGCGTTATTTTTCCACGCGAGGGGGGGTCCGTTTGTCGTACAATCCCTTGGGCCGGGCGGGAGCCCGACCTCCTCCTCGGGGGGACCTGGatttgggcccggggctccctctCGTTGCGGAGAATTATCTGTAGCAGAGATTTTAcaacaagatttttttccctttttcaaagctCTGTCTCATTTCTGCCTCGCTCCGTGGCGTGCCCGGGGTCGCGGATCCCCAGCccgggctccctcctcctcctcgttgcTCGCCGTTTTGGGCCGGAGCGCGTTGGCTTTGTGGATCGTTGTGTTCTCCCCGCAGCCGGAGCGGGGTACGGCCCCGTGCCCCCAGCTCAGCCTCGCCTCCCCCCACCTCCGCTCCTCCCCGCGAGGAGCGGGGCCCCCGAAACGCTCGGCTCCCGGCCGTCGGGCCCTGGGCCAGGCGCGGTCATGCGCGGCCACGTCAGGGCCCCGTGCTCGGGGCGGTGAGTCCGCGGCACAGCCCCACGCTGACTCAGCACCTGGGGAGGGCGAGCGCGAGCCTGGGGTGCGGGTCCCTCTCCCCGGGACCCCTGCGGTCATCGGTGCCATGGCTgtcgtgcagagctgctcccacccCCGCAGCTCTGCCCTTGCTCCCTGGGACAGGCCCTGCTCGTGCCCACGGCGGGAGGATgatgatgatcacagaatcacagcatggcaggggttggcagggccctctgtgggtcacccagcccaaccccctgcccaagcagggtcacccagagcagggggcacagcaccgcggccaggggggctggaatatctccagagaaggagactccacagcctccctgggcagcctgggccagggctccgtcaccctcagagggaagaagttcttcctcaggttcagctggagcttcctctgcttcagtttgtgcccgttgccccttgtcctgtcgctgggcaccactggaaagagcctggccccgtcctcctgacccccccctgcagatattgatcggcatttcgaaggtcccctctcagccttctcttctccaggctgaacaagcccagctccctcagcctctcctcctagcagagatgctccagtcccctcctcatcctcgcagccctgcgctggactctctccagtagctcctcatctttcttgaactggggagcccagcactggacccagcactgcagatgcggcctccccagggcagagcagggtggaAATGCTGAGGATGCTGCGTGCGACGTGCCTGGGAGAGGGGACGATGCCTCCGGGTCACAGCGGGCAGTGACAGCGGGCAGTGACATGGCTTTCTGACTCGTCGCGGCAGGAGCCGCGTGACGCGCTGCCAGTCACCCAGAAAGCACCGAGACCCCCTGCCCCGAGGCGCTGGGTCCCCAGCACCGGGCACGGGGGTGGCAGGGGACGCAGCGCTGGGGACGTTGGGGACAGAGACGCCGTCCCCTCTGCTCCAGCCGTCACACAACGACCCTGGGCGGCTGCGGAGGGTCTGGTTCTGCCGCGTAGGGTGGAGCGGTGGTGGGTGGTGGGTGCTCAGCCctccctgggtgctggggaggggtcgggggtctctggggctgccagcagcccctctACCATAGACAGGGGATGTCCCGGGGCAGGACCCAGAGCCAGCGGGGCTGAGTCAAGCTCTACCCCACGCCATCACGTGCGGCCGGGTGGGAGCCGCTGCGGCGTCCCCTTCCcgtcccctccttccccagccagcgCAGAGCCCGGCGCCTGCCAACATTTTCCAGCTGCCTCCGACTTCCTCAATCCGGCCGCATAAAGCAGCTGCGGACGCGGCACCCGCAGCCCCGTCCTCGCACCCACCGCACGATGCTGGGGTAAGCGgcgcgggagcggggcccgggggtGCGGAGGAGCCCTGGCGAGGCCTGGCTGGGGCACTCGGGGGGGGGTTTGCCCCAGGGAAATGGACCCCAATAGAGTGGGGGGGCAATCGGGTCCTGTGTGGCGGCAGCGGGACCCTCAGGGgcacagaaggggaaactgaggcacaggagcaTGGAGCAGGCTCGTGCTGACGTCCCCATTCCAAGAGAGTGGGTGCCAGGGGCGAGTGGGCGAagcaggggagggggcagcaTGCCTGGGCCCCCCTCCGCCTGCACCCCCTGCTCCCTGTGCCCCCAAAACCCCGGTTCCCCGTGGCCTGGGACGGTGATGGGAACCCACTGTCCCCACTCGGGGTGCCTGCACCCCGCCAGCGCTGCCGGCCGTGGGGTCCAGGCCCCAgactggggggagcagggggtcccaGTCCCCCTCGGCCCCAAACTGGGGGGAGCAGGGGtcccggtccccccggccccaaactggggggagcagggggtcccagtcccccccggccccaaactggggggagcagggggtcccaGTCCCCCCTGGCCCCAAACTGGGGGCAGCAGGGGGTCCGGTCCCTCCGGCCCCAaactggggggagcagggggtcccaGTCCCCCCCGGCCCCAAACTGGGGGCAGCAGGGGGTCCTGGTTCCCCCCCAACCCAGGGGGCGCAGGGGCTGCTGGTTCCCATGGCCTGGAGATGGGGAGGGTGTGGGGTTCCAGTCCCCCCCAGGGTAGGTGCGGGGTCCCAGTCCCTCACGGCTCAGTCATGGGGGTGCGCAGGGTCCCCCACAGCCTGGAATGGGGCGAACGCGGGGTCCCGGCCCCCGCAGCACAGCGCGTGGGTGGGTGCCGGGTCCCCGTCCGCCATAGCCCGGCGCGGCCGTGGGCAGAGggtcctgccccccccagcccagcccctgtccccCCACCCAGGCTGCGGTGGCCCtcgctgctggccctgctgctccccgcgGCGCTGGCCCAGCGGCTCCCCGAGCCGGAGCTGGACGCCCAGTGGGACCTGTGGAAGAAAACCTACCGCAAGCAGTACAACGGGGAGGTACGGCCGAGCCCTGCGGGGCGCTGGGGACCACCCCGACGgccccctggggctgggggcttggggggggggacacgggcaGGACCCCAGCGCCGTCTCACCCCATGGTGCAGGCGGACGAGGCGACGCGGAGGCTGATCTGGGAGAAGAACCTCAAGTACATCAACGCCCACAACCTGGAGCACGCGCTGGGCGCCCGCACCTTCACGCTGGCCATGAACCACCTGGGTGACATGGTGAGCGTCGCCGGGGCGGACTGAGCACCCGCGGGTGCTACTCTGCCCACCAGCCCCAGGGCCGTGCTCACCCAGCCCGGGCTCCTTCCCCAGACCAGCGAGGAGGTGGTGAGGACGATGACGGGCTTGAAggtgccccgcggccgcccgcacCGCAACGAGACGCTCTACGTCCCCGACTGGGCCGAGAGAGCCCCGGCTGCCGTGGACTGGAGGAGGAAAGGCTACGTGACGCCCGTCAAGAACCAGGTAAGCGGGGTGCTCCTGGGGTGCCCGCAGCGGGGCGTCACCCGTCGTGTCACCCCGGTGTCACCCATCGCGTCCCGCAGGGCCAGTGCGGGTCCTGCTGGGCGTTCAGCTCGGTGGGCGCGCTGGAGGGGCAGCTGAAGCGGCGGACGGGGAAGCTGCTCTCCCTCAGCCCCCAGAACCTGGTGGACTGCGTGGCCAACAAcgacggctgcggcggcggctacATGACCAACGCCTTCGAGTACGTCCGGCAGAACCGCGGCATCGACTCGGAGGATGCCTACCCCTACATCGGCCAGGtctggggctggcgggggggtaGGGTCTCCATCTGCTCCCCCCCGaggcccccccatccccatcccagcttGCTGGTCCCGCGCAGGACGAGAGCTGCATGTACAACCCCACCGGGAAGGCGGCCAAGTGCCGCGGCTACCGGGAGATCCCCCAAGGGAACGAGAAGGCTTTGAAGAGGGCCGTGGCCAGGATCGGTCCCGTCTCGGTGGGCATCGACGCCAGCCTGCCCTCCTTCCAGTTCTACAGccggggtgaggggctggggggacccctctgctgcctgctggccgcgggggaaaccgaggcacggccGGGTGGTCGATCCGCAGCGTCACCCTCCGCCCTGTCCCCCAGGCGTGTACTACGACGAGAGCTGCAACGCCGAGAACATCAACCACGCGCTGCTGGCGGTGGGCTACGGCGCGCAGAAGGGCACCAAGCACTGGATCATCAAGAACAGGTACGGCGGGACGCCGGGGCCGCTGCTCGCCGCGCCGGGCTCTGCCGGCGGCTCTGCCGGCAGCTCGGCCTCTGCCCGTTCTCCCCGCAGCTGGGGCGAGGAGTGGGGCAACAAGGGCTACGTCCTCCTGGCGCGCAACATGAACAACGCCTGCGGCATCGCCAACCTCGCCAGCTTCCCCAAGATGTGAGCGCTCCGGCAcgctgcccgcgccgcgcccggccgccctccctgcttccctgcctgcaaGCTCGGCCTTCTCGCTCCCCGTCTCCAAAGCCGATGTCGCTCCCGGGGGGATCTCTGCCTCTCCGGGAGGAATCTCCCGGGGTAAAAGGGGGAGAGACCCCCGGCTGCAGCCGCACGGCGCGGTGAGCTCCCCCCGGTTCTCCTTTCCTGGGACTCTTCTGCCGCGCCAGCACCGCGTGTGCCCGGCCGGTTCTGCCTTCCCGCAGGCGCTCGGGGCCGGGCTTGGCTGGCTCCAGAGTCCGATCCGCCGGGAGATGCCTGCGCAAACAGGTCCCGTGCTGGCCTCTGCCTCCGGGAACGCATGGGAGCATCCCGTGGGGGGTATCCCGTGGGGGGCATCCCTCAGGGAGCATCCCCCGGGGAGCATCCCTCGGGGAGTATCCCGTGGGGGGCATCCCTCGGGGAGCATCCCCCGGGGAGCATCCCTCGGGGAGTATCCCGTGGGGGGCATCCCTCGGGGAGCATCCCATGGGGGGCATCCCTCGGGGAGCATCCCGTGGGGGGCATCCCCCGGAGAGCATCCCGCGGGGAGCTCGGGgctgcctcccccctcccgcGTCCCGGAGCGGGTCGCAGAGAACGATAcgactttatttttaaaataaacaccaaaTGCTGGGGCTGGTCTGCTCTGTGCTGGCCCGAGGCCGCGtgggccggggctgcggctgTGGCAAAGCCTTTCCCTTGCCCAGCAGGGCCGGAGCCGACAGCAAAGCTCGGCCAACTCCGGGGCCAAGCGGTGAgaagggagggggctggggtctgctgcaGAACCCCAGCTGGTTTCGCAGGACCCCTGAAGCAGGTTGCAGAGACACGGGGGGGTGAAAggggaggagagcagagctggtgTGGGCTGCAGCGCCGTGGCTTCGGGGCAAGCGTTGGTGCCAGGGCTGGGCGGTGTTTTGCATCCAGAACCCCCCTGACtccccaaaaaccccaacccgAGTGCTCTTGCTAGAGAAACCGATGGAGAAACGTCTGCAGGGAGGCTCGGGACAAGCCCTGACGGGAAGGGGAGGTGATACTGGCTTTAAAAATCCACACAAAAAGAAGTTTAGCCACTTAAAAATGGGTTTCTTTTCCCACTCCCACCCGTGCCCCAAGATGCAGGAGGCGAGTGGCCCGGCCGGGTGATGGAGAGGACGAGTGGTGCCATGTAACGCATCGGGGCCTGCCGGGATGCGCCGGCGCGGTGGTTCACAACCGAAACGCTCTGAAAAGAAACTGAGATCGGAGCATTTCCTCGCTCCCCGGCTCCCGGCAGCAGCAAGCGGGggccctccccgcacccccgggcTGTCCCGGGCCCCTCGCACCCCTGGAGAGCTGCGCTGCAGGCGGGTGAGGCGTCTCCCGGGGGCGAGTTTTGGCTGGAGAACATGGAGAAACGGTCGCTTTGCACTGGCCTGGGGCCCGAGCTCATCGCTCCCTCCGTGGTGCGTcccccccggctgctccccgtCCTCGAGAGCTGCCGCGGAGCCGGGAAGGCGGCAGAGGGGATATTGGGAATGTGCAAAGTTTCCTTAGAGGAGACGTTCAGGGAGGGGTCTGGTCCCGCGTCATCGTGGCTGCGCTGGGGCCGCAGAGCATCGCTGTGCGACCGGAGACGGGAAAAGGCACGAGGAGGATGTGGGGGGTCGGGAATCGGCGGGGAGGTGAAGCCCCCAGGTCGGGGTCTGGCACTGCATCCCCCATCCCAGCCGAGTGGGATGAAGCTGCCGGGCTCTTCGTCGGCTACGGCGCTGCGGACGGGGAGGACGCTGCCCGGGGAAGAGCAGGGACAGCGAGCCCGGGCGCTGGGCAGCCCTTGCTCCCGGCCTCTGCTCGAGGGGCACGCCGGAGCTCGCCGAGACGCGCCAGCGACGCCGACGCTGTGGAAAGGCAGAATTGGTGCCCACCGGCTTTCTGCAGGGACGTGTAGGATCAGGGGATCAgtgaggttggagaagacctctcagACCAAGGCCACCGCCAGCCCGTGGCCGCCACGCCAGCCACGTTACCACGCGCCGCGTCCGAGGCCACGCGGCCACAGCGCGAAGGGCCCGCCATTGCGCCCTGCAAACCCACGGCGCCGCGCGTCACCCCGAGCGCTCCCACCTGGCTCCTGGCTCAGAAAATGGGATTTCTGCTCTGCGGGAAGCTCCGGGGCTTTCAGCGTTCCCGGGTGCTGAGTCAGCGCAGAGGGCTGGAGCCTCTCCGCCAGGCACCGAGCGCGTTCGGGCTGGGGTCGCGCTGGCGAACCCCCCTCCTTCGGCCAGTCTGGGGGCACGGCCCCGGCGACCGCGCCGCCGGGCTGCCCCCGCGTCACCGCGTGCGGGGGAAAATGGTTTTCGCCATTTGAAATGCAGaacaagaattaaaaacaaagcactgGCCCAGCGTCCTGCTCGGGCAGACGCTCGTCCGGAAAACAAACCCCGCCGAAGCCTGCGGCGTCAGCAAAGCCGCGCTCGGCCGCCGAAAGCCTTCGCTCGCCCACGAACAGCGGCGCGGGAACCtcggccgcgggcgctgccggtcCCAGGGCTGCGTCGTCCTCCGTCGGCGCTGGGCTGGAGGCCCGCGGGCTGCCGCCGCGCGCTCCGCTCCGGCCTCGGTagggtttaaagaaaaaaaatatgtatttttacaaatgtatctgtatttgtgtatatacaatatgtgtatttgtgtgtatacACTGTATATATGGATACAAATATACACCTgtgtataaatacaaatatacacctatatatataaatataaatataacctgtatatatataaatacaaatatacacctatatataaatataaatataacctgtatatatataaatacaaatatacacctatatataaatacaaatataacctctatatataaaaatacaaatatacacctatatataaatacaaatataatctatatatataaatacagatatacccctatatatataaatacaaatatgacctgtatatatataaatacgaATATACACCTctctatataaaaatacaaatgcgCACACAAGCGTATATGATGTCCATAGAAACCCCCTCTGCCCACCTGTATCTGGGGTTTCCCTGGAGGTTTTGACCCCCCAGGCCCCCGAAAAGCCGCGATtttcccctgcccccctccgcggagcgAGCGGCcgcccagcctggcaggggagcAGCCTTTTGGGGCAGAAAAGGGGAATTTGGCCACTCCAGGGCTGCGCGGGGAAGCCGGAGTTGGGGAAAAATTgcagagaaggggggggggagagaagagggTGCGGGTGGGGGTGGCGCGGGGGGAGGcagctgccgcccgccgccgggttTTTGCCGCTTTCTCCTCCCGAAGCGCTCTGGGGACGGGGGCTGCGTCCGGCCGGCGAGGAACCGCGGCGCCCGCTGCCAGCGACGGGCGGACCCCCGGCTCCGGAGGGGCTCCCGGCCGCGGCTCCGCTCCAGCCGTCGCCCTCGGGGCACCGCGCCGCGGCCGAGCCCCAGAAACCCGGAGCGGCGGCGGTTGGCGGGCGCCGGTGCCTCGTCCGGCGCGGCCGCCTCGCTCGCCCTCGCCGGGGCCTCGTCCCCTGCCGGGAGCCACCTGCCGGGAACCGGTTCGGCGCAAGGCGCCCGGGTGTCCGCGCGAACTCTCGCAATCTCTGGCAGCTTTTTAGAAAATGACTCAGCTGCGTCCTCAGGGCTCTTGGGGCTCTGTTTtgcttcctcttcttcccccagAAGATGGTTTACGCGCAGCCATCTTGCGCCCGGCCGTCCCTCCCGGGAGatgccctgccccggggctggagcgTGATTTCCAGCCTTCGCCGACCGCGTTTTCGGCCCGGCCGCGGCGCGACGTGTGCCAGATGCGTGTCCCGATGGCCGCGGGGCCGCACGGTGCTGTGTCCCACCCGCGTCTCCCCGGCCACGCTGCCCCACCGTGACACCGGTAAAGGCCATTTTCCTCCCCGGGCGCTGGCTTTGGGCTGGCTGGCGCTCGGCTCTGCCCAGTTCACACCAGTTCACACCAGTAGCGTGGCTCTGGGCTCGGGCTCGTCCCGGCGCGGAGCTCAGCACCAGGTCAACACAAAAACCCCATCAGAGGAGCGTGACCCCCGCTCCCGCGCGCCGCTGAAACGGCCCCGAGAGCGTTCCCGGTGACGCCGGGGCACGGGGAAGGAGGACGCTCCCGGCGGCAGCCgctccccggcggggctgggATCCCGCTCCGGATGACCCCGCGGCGAGCCCTGCGCCACGTGAAAACGAAATCAGAGCATTTCCTCCTTTCCCGACGCGGGGTTTGCCCGGCGAGTCGCCGCCGTCGCGCGCCGCGGGTCCCGGCAGCGGGGGTCACCGGCTccgtccccgcgtccccctgAGCCGGGCACCGCGCTGCCGGCGAGCCGCAGATCGGCACCCGCCGCCGGAGGAGCCTCCTCGGTCGGGTAGGTCGGGCGCTGTCGTGCTCCGACGCCGCGCCGGGGCCCGAGCTTTGAGGAAGTCGCGCTGCGGGAGCGATGTTTTCGCGTTGACTCTGACCCCATCTTCCCTCCGCTCTCCTCCCGGCACCCgccgggcagcggccgggggAAAATCGGGATTTTCTTGGCTTTTTGAGGCGCTGGCGAACGTGGGGTCGGTTCGAGTGGGCGATGCGTGACCCCCTTCGGGGAGGGTTCCTCGGGTGGGGAGCGGTGAGGGGTGGGGGATGCGTCCCTGCGTGTCCCCGCGCTGGCTCGGCAGACGGCTCCGGGCGAGGGTCGGCGCTGAGCCAGGTGGGATCGCCGTCCCGGGGTGGGATCATTGTCCCGGGGTGGGATCACTGTCCTGGGGTGGGATCACTGTCCCGGGGTGGGATCACTGTCCTGGGGTGGGATCGCTGTCCTGGGGTGGGATCGCCGTCCCGGGGTGGGAT
This DNA window, taken from Opisthocomus hoazin isolate bOpiHoa1 chromosome 30, bOpiHoa1.hap1, whole genome shotgun sequence, encodes the following:
- the CTSK gene encoding cathepsin K, with amino-acid sequence MLGLRWPSLLALLLPAALAQRLPEPELDAQWDLWKKTYRKQYNGEADEATRRLIWEKNLKYINAHNLEHALGARTFTLAMNHLGDMTSEEVVRTMTGLKVPRGRPHRNETLYVPDWAERAPAAVDWRRKGYVTPVKNQGQCGSCWAFSSVGALEGQLKRRTGKLLSLSPQNLVDCVANNDGCGGGYMTNAFEYVRQNRGIDSEDAYPYIGQDESCMYNPTGKAAKCRGYREIPQGNEKALKRAVARIGPVSVGIDASLPSFQFYSRGVYYDESCNAENINHALLAVGYGAQKGTKHWIIKNSWGEEWGNKGYVLLARNMNNACGIANLASFPKM